GGGCGTCGCCGACGACGGCGTTCCACAGCCCCGGAATCTTGCCGGGCAGGGCGATCAGCGACTTCACCCCGTTCTCGGTCATGCCGTACATCCGGTCGAGGGACTGCCCGAAACCGAGCTGGACGACACCACTCGCCGGGGTGAAACCGAGGAAACCGGCCTGGACGGTCTGGCCCTTGATCGGGATGTCGTTGCCGTCGTACTTCTGGACGTCGTTGACCGCGATGGTCGGTTCGAGGGTCAGCTGCCGGCCGTCCCGATCGACCACGACGTGCACGGTCCGGCCGGCCGACCTGCGGATGTCCGCCTGGAGCTGGTCGTAGGTGCTGATCCGGTCGCCGTCGAAGGAGAGGATCTTGTCGCCGGGCTTCAGTCCGGCCTGGGCGGCCGGGGTCTGCGGGGCGCCCGCCGGGCAGTTGTCGGTGGGCTGGCCCGCCTTGACGATGCACTGGGCGACGGTGCTGACCGTCGGCACGTTCATCGAGACGCCGAAGCCCATCATGACCGTGAGGAACAGGCCGAAGGCCAGGATCAGGTTCATGAACGGCCCGGCGAACATGACGATGACGCGCTTCCACGGCTTGCGCGTGTAGAAGAGCCGGTGCTCGTCACCCTCCTGGAGCTCCTCGTAGGAGGCCTCCCGGGCGTCCTCGATCATGGTCCGCCAGGGCGAGCTGCTGCGCTTGGTGATCCGGCCGTCCTCGCCCGGCGGGAACATCCCGATCATCCGGATGTACCCGCCGAACGGGATCGCCTTGATGCCGTACTCGGTCTCGCCCTTGCGGCGCGACCACAGGGTCGGGCCGAAGCCGACCATGTACTGCGGCACCCGGATGCCGAACAGCTTGGCCGTGGAGAGGTGGCCGAGCTCGTGCCAGGCGATCGAGATGAGCAGCCCGACCACGAAGACCAGGATGCCGACCACCGTCAAAACCGTTGCCACCGCTGGCCCTCCGTCATGCCGCTCCGCTCATCGTCTCGTCCTGTCGCGACCGGGGCCGTCAGCCCGACGCCAGCTCGCGCGCGCGGGCGCGAGCCCAGTCCTCCGCCTGCAGGACGTCCTCGACGGTCAGGGAAGTTCCCGCGGTCGCCGGCCCGTTGCCGTGCTCGGCCACGACCTTGGCAACAGTGTCCACGATTCCCGTGAAGGCGAGGCGGCCCTTCAGGAAAGCCTCCACGCACTCCTCGTTGGCCGCGTTGAACACCGCCGGGAAGGTCCCGCCCAGCGAGCCCACCTCGCGGGCCAGCTCGACCGCCGGGAAGGCGTCGTTGTCCAGCGGGAAGAACTCCCAGGTGGCGGCCTTGGTCCAGTCGCAGCCGGGCGCGGCGTCCGGCACCCGGTCCGGCCAGCCCAGACCCAGCGAGATCGGCATCCGCATGTCCGGCGGGCTGGCCTGCGCCAGTGTCGAACCGTCGGTGAACTCCACCATCGAGTGCACCACCGACTGCGGATGGACCACGACCTCGATCCGGTCGAACGGCACGTCGTACAGCAGGTGCGCCTCGATCACCTCCAGGCCCTTGTTGACCAGGGTGGCGGAGTTGATCGTGATGACCGGGCCCATGGCCCAGGTCGGGTGCGCCAGCGCGTCGGCCGCCGTCACGCCGGCCAGCTGCTCACGGGTGCGGCCGCGGAACGGGCCACCGCTCGCGGTCACCACCAGCTTGCGGACCTCGGCCCGGGTTCCGCCGGCCAGCGCCTGGAAGATCGCGGTGTGCTCGGAGTCCACCGGCACGATCTGCCCCGGCTTCGCCAGCGCCTTCACCAGCGGACCGCCGACGATCAGCGACTCCTTGTTGGCCAGCACCAGCACCCGGCCGGCCCGCAGCGCGGCCAGCGTCGGCCGGAGCCCGATCGACCCGGTGATGCCGTTCAGCACCGAGTGGCACTCCGACGCCGCCAGCTCGGTCGCCGCGTCCGGACCCACCAGCACCGCCGGCAGCGGACGACCCGCCGCCTTCGCCGCCAGCGCCTCGCGCAGCGCCGGCTCGGCCGCCGGATCGGCGATCGCCACCGTGTGGACGCCCAGCCGCACCGCCTGCTCGGCGAGCAGCTCCACCCGGCCGCCGGCCGCCGACAGGGCGACCACCCGGAACCGGTCCGGGTTGCGGAGCACCACGTCGATGGCCTGGGTGCCGATCGATCCGGTGGAACCGAGGATCACCAGCTCCCGGGGGCCGGAAGGGTCCTGCACGGTGGGCGTGAAACGCAGCTGCGGATGGGCGAGCGAAGTCATGCGCCCATTGTGTCCTGCCCGGAGCCGTCCTCGTGCCGGACCCGGAGCCGCCCGCGTCCGACCCGGGCCCTCCCCGGGCGCCGCTCGGCAGGACGCCGCCGTGCGCCCCGGGCTACCGTCGGAGCCATGCGTACCGTCATCGCCGGGGGCCACGGACAGATCGCGCTGAAGCTCGAACGGCTGCTCGCCGAACGCGGCGACCGCCCGGCCGGGATCATCCGCCGCCCCGAACAGGCCCATGACCTGGTGGACGCCGGAGCCGAACCGCTGCTGCTCGACCTGGAATCCACCACCGCCCCGCAACTGGCCCAGCTGCTCGCCGGCGCCGACGCCGTGGTCTTCGCCGCCGGCGCCGGACCGGGCAGCGGCGCCGCCCGCAAGAACACCGTCGACCGCGACGCCGCCGTCCTGCTCGCCGACGCCGCCGAACTCGCCGGCGTCCGGCGCTACCTGATGATCTCCTCGATGGGCGCCGACGCCGCGGCCCACCACCCCGCCGACCCGGTCTTCGAGACCTACCTGCGGGCCAAGGGCGCCGCCGACGACGCCGTCCGGGCCCGCACGGCGCTCGACTGGACGGTGCTGCGGCCCGGGCGGCTCACCGACGGCCCCGGCACCGGCCTGGTCCGGCTCGCCCCCGCCGTCGGGCGCGGCGCGGTGGACCGGGCCGACGTCGCCGCCGTCCTGGCCGCCCTGCTGCGCGAACCCGGCACCGCCGGGCAGACCCTGGAGCTGGTCGCCGGGAACGCCACGGTCGAGGAGTCCGTCGCCGCCGCGGCCGGCCACGACGGCTGACTCCCGTCCCCGTCAACACGAAGGGCCCGGTTCACTCGAACCGGGCCCCACGCACGAGTCGGATCAGAGGTCGAGGCCGGTGAGGACCATGACCTTCTCGACGGTGTAGTCGGCCATCGCGTACTTGACGCCCTCGCGACCCACGCCGGAGTCCTTGACGCCGCCGTACGGCATCTGGTCGGCGCGGTAGGACGGCGCGTCGCCGATGATCACACCGCCGACCTCCAGCTCCCGGTGGGCGCGGAAGGCGGTCCGCAGGTCGTGCGTGAACACACCCGCCTGCAGGCCGAACGGCGAGTCGTTGACGGCCGCGAACGCCTCGTCCGTACCGTCCACCCGGTGCAGCGACAGGACCGGGCCGAACGCCTCGGCCGTGGCCAGGATCGCGTCGGCCGGCAGCTCGGCCAGCACGGTCGGGGCGTAGGTCGCGCCCTCGCGGGTACCGCCGGCCAGCACCTTGGCGCCCTTGGCGACCGCGTCGTCCACCCAGGACTCCACGCGCTTCGCGGCGTTCTCGTCCACCAGCGGGCCGACGTCCGTCGCGTCGTCGTTCGGGTCACCCGTGACCTGGGCCTTCACCTTGGCCACGACCTTCTCCACCAGCGCGTCGTACACCGACGCGTCGGCGATCACCCGCTGCACCGAGATGCAGGACTGGCCGCCCTGGTAGTTGGCGAACATCGCGATCCGGGTGGCCGCCCAGTCCAGGTCGGCGTCCGAGGACCAGTCCGCGAGCACCACGGCCGCGGCGTTGCCGCCCAGCTCCAGGGTGCAGTGCTTGCGCGGCACCGAGTCCATGATCTGGTAGCCGACCTTGTCCGAACCGGTGAACGAGATCACCGGCAGGCGCTTGTCCTGCACCAGCGCCGGCATCCGGTCGTTCGGCACCGTCAGAACGCTCCACGAACCGGCCGGCAGCTCGGTCTCGGCCAGGATCTCGCCCAGCACCAGCGCCGACAGCGGCGTGGCCGGAGCCGGCTTCAGGATGATCGGGGCGCCGACCGCGATCGCCGGGGCGACCTTGTGGGCGACCAGGTTCAGCGGGAAGTTGAACGGGGCGATGCCCAGCACGACGCCGCGCGGGAAGCGGCGCACCACCGCGAAACGGCCCACGCCGCCCGGGTCGGTGTCCAGCCGCATCGTCTCGCCGTTGGTACGGCGGGCCTCCTCGGCGGCCCAGCGGAACACGGAGACGGCACGGCCGACCTCGCCGCGGGCCCACTTGATCGGCTTGCCGTTCTCGGCGGTGATCAGCCGGGCGATCTCCTCGGAGCGTTCGGCCAGGCGCTTGGCCACGTGGTCCAGCGCGGCCGCGCGCACGTGCGCCGGGGTCGCGGCGAACACCGGCAGCGCGGCGACGGCGGCGTCCAGCGCTTCCTCGACCTGCGCCTCGGTCGGGATGCTCACCTTGCCGACCAGACGGCCGTCCCAGCTGTTGTGCACCTCGAAGTCGGCGTCGCCGCTCGCCCGGCGGCCGGCGAGCCAGAAATCGTACGTGGTGGTCACCGTGGTACCGGCCCTCTCCTCGTCATCGTCAGGCCCACGAACATGAGCCCGAACCCGAGGGTAGGGGCGGCGGCACAACAACCGGATTGGCCGCCGAGGAGCGTTCCCCTCCGGGCCCACTCCATCCCGTCCAGACCGCCGGCCTACTCCTCACCCGAGCGGAGCGCCAGCCACAACTCCATGCGCACGTCGGTGTCGTCCAGCGAACGCCCGAGCAACTCCTCGACCCGGCGCATCCGGTAGCGCAGCGTGTGCCGGTGCACCCCCAGATCCGCCGCCGCGGCATCCCACTGCCCATGTCTGGACAGCCACGCCCGCAGCGAGGCCACCAGATCACCGCGGGCCGTCCGGTCGTGCTCGCGCAGCGGCCGCAGCAGCCCCTCCGCGAACGCCGTCACCGCGTCCTCCCCCAGCAGCGGCAGCAGCGAACCCGCGCCGACCTCCTCGTGGTCCACCGACCGCCGGCCACCACGCAGCGCCACCGCCAGCGCCCGCTCGGCCTGCGCGTGCGCCGTCCCCGCCTCCTCCAGGGCGGCCGGCGCCGACACACCCAGCGACAGGCCCTCGTGCTCCTCGACCACGCCGAGGCAGGCCCGGTGGACGGCACCGTTGTCCAGCGCCAGCACCATCAGCCGCGGCCCGTGCGCACCGTCCTCCCGCGCCACCAGCAGCTTCTCGCCCACCCGGGAACCCGCCTGCTCCGCGCGGTCGCCCAGCTCCGTCAGGGCATCCGCGGCATCCACACTCGGCCCGGCCCCGGCCACCAGGACCCGTATCGTCCCCTCCGGCAGACCGCCGAACAGCCCCAGCGCCACCTGCCGGGCCGTCGCCACCTCACCCGCCAGCACCATCCGCAGCAGCGCCGCGCCCATCCGCTCCTCCGCCTGCCGCAGCTCGCGCGAGCGCTCCAGGGTGAGGGTCAGCAGCGCCACCGCCGCGTTCAGCACGTACCGCTCGGTCGGCGTGATCCGGTCCTCGGTCCCCACCGCCAGGAAACCCCGGGCCCGCCGGTCCGCCCCCAGCGACTGGACCACCACGTAGTCCTCGTCCGCCGTGTCTATCCCCGGCGACCGCCCCTGCAACGCGGCACTCGACGGCGCCGGACGCCGCCGCAGCCGGTCCACCTCCGCCGCCAGCCGCCCCGCCCGGCGAGCCGCCCAGTCCGGCGCCACCACCGACAGCGCACCCGACCCGTCGTACAGCGCCGCCCAGCCCCCCAGCCGCGCCGCCAGACGGCGCACCACGGCCGTCGTGCCGTCCTTGCCCAGGGCAGCCCGGGTCAGCTCCTCCTGCGCCTCGAAACTCGTCGTCACCGCCTCGTACTGCTCCGCAGCCAGCGCCGCCGACACCACCTTGCTGATCGCGATGAACGGCGTCGGCTCCGGCACCCGCAGCAACGGCAGCCCCCGCTGCGCCGCCGCATCCACCAGCGGCTGCGGCACCTCCGTGTGCGACAGCCCGACCCCCAGCCCCAGGCCCACCACCCCGGCATCGGCCAGCCGGTGCACGTACGCCTGCAACTGCGCGGCGGTACGGCCCAGCTTGATACCGGTGGTGAGCAGCAGCTCACCACCCTCGAGGAACGGCGTCGGGTCGTCCAGCTCACTGGTGTGCACCCAGCGGACCGGCCGCTCCAGATGGTCCGCGCCGGCGAGAACCGTCAGATGGAGCGAACTGTTGCGGACGACGGAGGCGAGTGTGGGAGGCATGGCACCTTCGGGGGAACGACCCGACCGCGCCATTGCGGCCGGGCGAGGAGAGGACAGTGGATCCGGTGAGGGTCTCTCCCCTTCATTATGGACGCCCCGGACAACCCGTACTGGCGAATCCACCTCGAAGGCGAGCTTCAGCCCGTCGCGCTCCTCACCCCCGGAGATCCACCAGCAACGGCGGCACCTGCTCCCCCGACACCGCCGTCAACGACACCACCGCATGCCCCGCCGGCAACGCGTGCGCCAGATCCGACGGCGACCACCGCAACCGCTCCACATCCCGCGTCGTCACCGACTCCGTCTGCGCCGTCGTCCCCGACAACGCCTTCCGCCCCAACCGCCCGGCCCGCCTTATCACCCCGCCCGAGGTGTCCGGGGTGTGCGTCACCGCCGTCTCCTGCACCAGATGCGTCCCCCAGGCCTCCGAGAACAGCCGGCCGTCCCACGGCGCGATCCCCGGAAACGCCATCCGGCAACCGACCGCGCCGAACAACGGCGCCCGCAGCGCCTCCGGCAGATCCACCAGCGTCCGCAACAACAGCACCGCGCCCGCGTTCGCGCCCCGCATCCGCTGCACCCCGCGCACGGTCGCCGCGTCCAGCGCCGCCGAGGCGTCGTCCACCACGAGGCCGGCGAACAGCGAATGGTCCTCACGGGCCCCGGCCGCCTGCACGAACTGGCCCACCACCAGCCGCGACAGCATCCGCGCCGCCTCCGGGTGGCTCCGCTCCGGCAGCTTCACCCGCACCCGCAGCGGATGGTCCAGCACCCGCATCGCGAACGGGGGCCGGCCGGTGCCGTCCGTCGCGAACGCCCCCTCGAATGCCGGTCGGTCCAGCAGCGCCAACCGGTCCGCCAGCAGCGCCCCGGGATCGTCCGCCCGGCCGCGCTGACGCTCCCGGTGCTCCAGGTCCCGCTCGTACGCGCCCAGCCGGCCGGCCGCCCCGAGCGCCTTCACCAACGCCGCCAGCGCGTCCGGCTCGCCGCCCAGCAGCGCCCGCAGCTCGCGGACCCCCGGGTAGCGGCGGTGCGCGGCGTGGAACGGGCCCACCACCTGCTGCAACGCCGTCCGGGCACTCTCCGCCCGGGCGGTCAGCTCGTCCGGCAGCAGCGCCTCGGCCAGCCGGGCCGCCGCCTCGTCCGGATCCCGCGCCGCCCCGTACAGATCCAGCCCGTACACCGACGCCGGGTCGCCGGGCGCGATCACCACGTCGTACCAGCCGTCCGGCCCGAGATCCGCGTCCCCAGCCCCGATCACCACCGCGCACGCGGTACCGGCCAACGCCTGCAGACAGAGCGCCTCCGCCACCGGCCGGGCAAGGCGCGCCGTCTTCCCGGTCCCGGCCGGACCCACCGCCAACAGCGAGGTGCCGAGCACCGCCGGATCCAGCGCAAACCCGGCCGCCCGGTGCGGCAGCGGGTTCTTCGGCACGTCCTGGCTGGTACCGAGACAGACCTGACGGAGCAGCAGATCGTGCCGCTCGGCCCGGCCCGGCAGCTCGCGCGCCTCGGACGGATGCGCGAACGCCGCCGCACCGCGCGCCGCCACCTGCTCGACGAACGCCGGAACGAACACCGGATCCGCCTGCGCCGACTCCCACGCTCGCTGGATCCGCACGTAGTCGACGTCGCCGACCGCCTCCCCGTCCAGCCGCCCCGCCGCCGCAGCCGCCCCGCCCTGCCGCAGCCCGGCCCAGGGGTCCAGCTGCCGCACCGCCTCCACCGCCGCAGCGCCCTCCTCGGCGCGCTCCTCCTGCGTCACCGTCCGCGACAGCAGCGGGGCCACGTACCGACGCCACACCTCGGGCCACCGGCCCATGCGGCCGAAGAGCTTGATAGCCACGCCGATCACGAACGCGTTGGCCACCAGGAGCGTGAACATCGCCTCTGACTCGGACGGCGAAGCAAGCGGGCCAATGCCCATCTGCCCCCCAAACCAGACGAGGACATACGTCAGCAGCTGTGTGCCATAGAGATAGGCGAACCACCCCACCAGCGCGTTGATCGCCGCCCGCAGCAGCAGTGGCCAGGCTGCGACCTGAGCCGCCTCCGCCCGTTCCGGGTCCACCTGGCGGTAGCCCAGCCGGTAGATGCCCGGTTCGGCCTCCGGGCGCGGAGCGGAGGCCCAGGCAGGGAGGTCGAATACGGGAACGCCGGAGGTCCGGCCGGGGGGCCGCTGGTGTGGCAGCGGGGGCGGGGGTGTGGTGGTCCGGTCGCCGTGGTGGTGTGCCCCGTCCTGTGCCATGTACGGCCCCGCTCCCTCGCCCGCCCGGCCCGACCGCCGTCGGTGCCGCCATACCCATGCCGCCGTATCGGCGACACGCCCGGGCTCAATGTAGTGGAGCGGGGCCTGCGGGTAGTCGCGCCACCTGCGCTGGCCGTGCCGGACAAGTCGGACGGCGCAGTGCTACCGAGTGGCGCATGCCCGTCCGGGGAGGGCGGCCGTAGCCTGCGAAGCATCGAGCCGAGAAGTCTGGAGAAACCCATGAGCGCCGCAACGCCGCTCCCGCAGGAGCGCCGCCTGGTCACCGCGATCCCCGGTCCGAAGTCGCAGGAGCTGCAGGCCCGCAAGCTGGGTGCGGTGGCGGCCGGTGTCGGCACCACCCTGCCGGTGTACGTGTCCCGCGCCAACGGCGGCGTGCTGGAGGACGTGGACGGCAACTCGCTGATCGACTTCGGTTCCGGTATCGCCGTGACCAACGTCGGCAACAGCGCCGAGGCCGTGGTGGCGAAGGCGAGCGAGCAGCTGGCCGCGTTCACCCACACCTGCTTCATGGTGACCCCGTACGAGGGTTACGTGGCCGTCGCCGAGCAGCTGAACGAGCTGACCCCGGGTAACCACGAGAAGCGCACCGCGCTGTTCAACTCGGGCGCCGAGGCGGTCGAGAACGCGGTGAAGATCGCCCGCGCCTACACCAAGCGCACTGCCGTCGTGGTGTTCGACCACGGCTACCACGGCCGCACGAACCTGACCATGGGCCTGACGGCGAAGAACATGCCGTACAAGCAGGGCTTCGGCCCGTTCGCCCCGGAGATCTACCGGGTGCCGGTGGCCTACCCGTACCGCTGGCTGACGGGTGCGGAGAACTGCGCCGCCGAGGCCGCCGCGCAGGCGATCGACATCATCAACAAGCAGATCGGCGCGGATAACGTCGCCGCGATCATCATCGAGCCGCTGCAGGGCGAGGGCGGCTTCATCGAGCCGGCCAAGGGCTTCCTGCCGGCGATCGCGGAGTTCGCGAAGGCGAACGGCATCGTGTTCGTCGCGGACGAGATCCAGACCGGTTTCTGCCGCACCGGCCAGTGGTTCGCGTGCGAGGACGAGGACATCGTCCCGGACCTGATCACCACCGCGAAGGGCATCGCCGGCGGTCTGCCGCTGGCCGCGGTGACCGGTCGCGCCGAGATCATGGACGCCGCGCACGCGGGCGGTCTGGGCGGCACCTACGGCGGCAACCCCGTGGCGTGTGCCGCCGCGCTGGGTGCCATCGAGACGATGAAGGAGCAGGACCTCAACGGCAAGGCGCAGCGGATCGGCGAGATCATGCTGGGCCGCCTGCGGGCGATGCAGGAGAAGTTCGACATCATCGGCGAGGTCCGCGGCCGCGGTGCGATGATCGCGATCGAGCTGGTGAAGGCGGGCGGCAAGGAGCCGAACGCGGAGGCCACGGCGGCGATCGCGAAGGCCTGCCACGCCGAGGGCCTGGTGGTGCTGACCGCCGGCACGTACGGCAACGTGCTGCGCTTCCTGCCGCCGCTGGTCATGCCGGAGCACCTCCTGAACGAGGGCCTGGACATCCTGGAGGGCGCGTTCGCCGCGGTCTGACGCGATGAGCGCCCCCGCCGGGTGGCGAACCCCGCCGGAGGGTTGTCCGGACAGCGCTGAACGGCCCGTGGGACCTGAACAGGTCCCACGGGCCGTTCGGTTTTCGCACCACCGGGGCCTGGTGATCGTTCACGGAGCCGGGGGATGCCCGACGGGCAGTGAAGATGATGTGCGGAATCGCTGAAGGCGCTCGGCGTAGAAGGGCTGTTGACGTAGTGTCATCACAGATGGACAGCGAGCCTCAGCCATTGGCGGAGCCGTCCGCGGGGCCGCCGTTCGGCGCGGGTCCGCGTATGGGCCGCGAGGACAACCAGGCCGTCCCGTACGGGACGGCACATACCGAAGGCCGATCGACCGACCGTCCGACCCACACCCCCCGGGGCGCACGGAGCGGCGATCATCCGAGCCGCCCCGGAGCTCTCCCCCCTGCTCCGGGGCGGCGTTTCCGCGTCCCGGGCCGGGCGAGGGGTTCGGCGGCGGGGCCGGCAGTCGCGGCGGGGCTGCTGGTGCTGGTGTCGTGGCAGGTGGCGGTGGACGGGCCGCTGCTCGGGCTGGACCGCCTGGTCCGGCACGATGTCGGGTCGGCCCGGCACGATCTGCACAGTGCGCTTCTCGATCGCCTCGGCCATGCCCTGGCGGATCTGGGCAGTTCCGTCCCGGCGATCCCGGTGCTGTTGGTCGCGGGCGGGCTGGCCGCGTGGCGGTCGCGCCGGGCGGGGGCGGCCCGCTGGTGGCTTCCGATGCCGGTGGCGGCGCTGACGTCGGGGCTGATCCCGCTGCTGGTGGTGCCCGCGAAGGCGGCGTTCGCCCGGCCGGGCCCGCTGGGAGATCCGCTGCTGCCGGGGCAGTGGGGCTGGTACCCGTCCGGGCACACCGCCACCGCGACGCTGTCGTACGGGGTGGCGGTGCTGCTGTTGGCCCGGACGGCCGGGGTGCACGTGGCTCGCGTGTTGAGGGCGGTGGCGGTGCTGCTGGCCGTCGGGGTCGGCGCCGGGCTGGTGTGGAGCGACTTCCACTGGCTGCTGGACGTGGTGGCCAGTTGGTGCCTGGCCGCCCTAGTGCTGTGGTCGCTCGCGAGGTGGCTGCCGCGGCCGGGCGGCGGGGGACGGACTCAGGCCTCGGGCTCGTCGGCCTCGGGCTCGTCGTTGCGGTGAACCAGGCCGGGCTCGCCGTTGTCGCGGTGCCATTCGACGACGAGTTCGTCGCGGGCGCCGAAGCGGACGAGGTGGCGGCCGACGACGTCTTCGAGGCCTGGCAGGTTCTCGCGCTCGCCTTCGACGGTGAGCAGCAGCGCGCCGGCCTGGGCCTCCAGGGTGGCGGTGCCGGCGCCGAAGGTCAGGGTGCCGCGGCCGGTCTCCTCGGAGAAGGCGGCCTCGATCCTGCGGCCCATGTGGGCGGCGAGCTGCTTGGCGTAGCGGGCGGGGCGGTCGGTGGCGACACGGGCTTCGGAGCGGGGCACGGGCCCTCCAGGTTCCGGGGAGGGAACTTAGGGTCCCCTCACTTGCGACTACGCTAACCCGGATACTGAGCCTGGCTCAACATCTTTTCGGAGCACCCGTCCGGCACCGGCCGCGGGCCACGGACCTGCCGATACGCTTGGGCGGACGCCTGCCGAGGAGACCGCCCATGACCACCACGCCGACCGACGACCCGGCGAGCTCCTCCTCCACCCCCGCGGCGGGCCCTGCGGACACCGCCGCCGAGCTGGCGGACGCGATGACCCGGGCGATCAAGCGGATCCGCCGCCGCACCAGCGAGCGGCTGGAGCCGTACGGCATCACCCCCGGCCAGGGCCGGGCGCTGCGTGCGCTCGCCCACGCGCCCGGGTGCGAGCTGCCGGACCGCGCGATGCGACTGAGCGATCTCGCGGACCGGCTGCACATCGCCCCCCGCTCGGCCACCACGGTGGTCGACGCGCTGGAGGAGGCTGGCCTGGTCGAGCGCAGCCCCGACCCGGCCGACCGGCGCGCCGTCCGGATCCTGCTGACCGAGGCGGGCCGCGCGGCGGTGGAGCGGATCGGGCAGGTGCGGCACGAGGTGGCGCAGGAGTACTTCGGCGAGGTCAGTCCGGCCGACCAGGACGTGCTGCTGCGAGTGCTGCGCGCCGCCGAGACCCGGTACGCAGCCGCCACGCCGCCGCGGCGGCCAGGGCCTCCGGGCGCAGCGCGGTGATCCCGATCCCGGCGATCACCAGCAGCGCGGGCCAGCGGTAGGGCGACTGCTGGTCACCGCGTTCGCGACCGGGCCGCGAGGCTGATGCCTCGATGCTGGCCGATCTGCGCGAGCGTTGTCGGCGGTGCCGGGCCGCCCGGCAGGTTCGGTGGCGAGGATCAGGTGGCGAAGCCGATCACGAGCCACATGAAGCCGACCCCGGCGAGGGTGCAGAGCAGGGTGCTGCGCGAGGGGTGCGGGCTGTGGGCCTCGGGGAGGATGTCGGAGGTCGCCAGGTAGAGCAGGAAGCCGGAGAAGAAGCCGAGGTAGAGGCCGAGCAGGTGCTCGGAGATGGTGAACGCCAGGGTGATCGCCGCGCCGGACACCGGGGCGAGCGCGTCCGCGGCCAGCAGGGTGACCGCGCGCCGCCGGTTGTTCCCGTAGAGCCGGGTGATCGTGTAGGTGTTGAAGCCGTCGGCGAAGTCGTGGGCGACGACGGCGATGGCGACGACCGTACCGACCGTGGTGCCCGCCTGGAAGGCGGCACCGATCGCGAAGCCGTCCATCACGCTGTGCCCGACCAGGGCCAAAGCTGCGGTCAGACCGACACCCTCGTGCCCGACGCGGTGGCTGTGCCCGTGGTGGCCGTGGGTGTGCTCGGCGTACTCGCCCTCGTGGCCGCGGTGGATGGCGACCGCGCGCTCCACCACGTGGATGGTGAGGAAGCCGGCCGCGAACATCAGCAGCGCCTGCGGCACACCGTGCACCTCTCCGGGCGCCTGGCGCAGGGCCTCGGGCAGGAGGTCGAAGGCGACGACGCCGAGCATGAGTCCGGCGGCGAAGCCGAGCACCAGGTGGCGCCGGTCGCCGGTGCGCTGGGCGACGAACCCGCCGACCAGGGTCATCAGGAACGCGCCGGCGGCGACCAGGACGGCCGTCACCGGGCCGACCCCGCTCGGGTCGGTCGGTCGTGTGGTCTGCGGGCCGTTCTGCCCATCCGTCTCCCCCAGGATTGCGCCCGACGCCGGGCCGACCGCCGACCGTACCGGACGGACGGTCAGCGGCTTTCGCCCGGGGTGCTCGGCCGGCCTCCGGGGGGACAACG
The nucleotide sequence above comes from Streptomyces kaniharaensis. Encoded proteins:
- a CDS encoding M50 family metallopeptidase yields the protein MATVLTVVGILVFVVGLLISIAWHELGHLSTAKLFGIRVPQYMVGFGPTLWSRRKGETEYGIKAIPFGGYIRMIGMFPPGEDGRITKRSSSPWRTMIEDAREASYEELQEGDEHRLFYTRKPWKRVIVMFAGPFMNLILAFGLFLTVMMGFGVSMNVPTVSTVAQCIVKAGQPTDNCPAGAPQTPAAQAGLKPGDKILSFDGDRISTYDQLQADIRRSAGRTVHVVVDRDGRQLTLEPTIAVNDVQKYDGNDIPIKGQTVQAGFLGFTPASGVVQLGFGQSLDRMYGMTENGVKSLIALPGKIPGLWNAVVGDAPRDPDSPIGMVGAARVSGEVFSLDIPGTQRIAFFVNLLAGINLSLFLFNMLPLLPLDGGHVAGAVWESIRRRFAQLFNRPDPGPFDVARLMPLAYVVASIFIGFTLLVLVADLVNPVKIS
- a CDS encoding aldehyde dehydrogenase family protein — encoded protein: MTTTYDFWLAGRRASGDADFEVHNSWDGRLVGKVSIPTEAQVEEALDAAVAALPVFAATPAHVRAAALDHVAKRLAERSEEIARLITAENGKPIKWARGEVGRAVSVFRWAAEEARRTNGETMRLDTDPGGVGRFAVVRRFPRGVVLGIAPFNFPLNLVAHKVAPAIAVGAPIILKPAPATPLSALVLGEILAETELPAGSWSVLTVPNDRMPALVQDKRLPVISFTGSDKVGYQIMDSVPRKHCTLELGGNAAAVVLADWSSDADLDWAATRIAMFANYQGGQSCISVQRVIADASVYDALVEKVVAKVKAQVTGDPNDDATDVGPLVDENAAKRVESWVDDAVAKGAKVLAGGTREGATYAPTVLAELPADAILATAEAFGPVLSLHRVDGTDEAFAAVNDSPFGLQAGVFTHDLRTAFRAHRELEVGGVIIGDAPSYRADQMPYGGVKDSGVGREGVKYAMADYTVEKVMVLTGLDL
- the dxr gene encoding 1-deoxy-D-xylulose-5-phosphate reductoisomerase; the protein is MTSLAHPQLRFTPTVQDPSGPRELVILGSTGSIGTQAIDVVLRNPDRFRVVALSAAGGRVELLAEQAVRLGVHTVAIADPAAEPALREALAAKAAGRPLPAVLVGPDAATELAASECHSVLNGITGSIGLRPTLAALRAGRVLVLANKESLIVGGPLVKALAKPGQIVPVDSEHTAIFQALAGGTRAEVRKLVVTASGGPFRGRTREQLAGVTAADALAHPTWAMGPVITINSATLVNKGLEVIEAHLLYDVPFDRIEVVVHPQSVVHSMVEFTDGSTLAQASPPDMRMPISLGLGWPDRVPDAAPGCDWTKAATWEFFPLDNDAFPAVELAREVGSLGGTFPAVFNAANEECVEAFLKGRLAFTGIVDTVAKVVAEHGNGPATAGTSLTVEDVLQAEDWARARARELASG
- a CDS encoding PucR family transcriptional regulator → MPPTLASVVRNSSLHLTVLAGADHLERPVRWVHTSELDDPTPFLEGGELLLTTGIKLGRTAAQLQAYVHRLADAGVVGLGLGVGLSHTEVPQPLVDAAAQRGLPLLRVPEPTPFIAISKVVSAALAAEQYEAVTTSFEAQEELTRAALGKDGTTAVVRRLAARLGGWAALYDGSGALSVVAPDWAARRAGRLAAEVDRLRRRPAPSSAALQGRSPGIDTADEDYVVVQSLGADRRARGFLAVGTEDRITPTERYVLNAAVALLTLTLERSRELRQAEERMGAALLRMVLAGEVATARQVALGLFGGLPEGTIRVLVAGAGPSVDAADALTELGDRAEQAGSRVGEKLLVAREDGAHGPRLMVLALDNGAVHRACLGVVEEHEGLSLGVSAPAALEEAGTAHAQAERALAVALRGGRRSVDHEEVGAGSLLPLLGEDAVTAFAEGLLRPLREHDRTARGDLVASLRAWLSRHGQWDAAAADLGVHRHTLRYRMRRVEELLGRSLDDTDVRMELWLALRSGEE
- a CDS encoding NAD(P)-binding oxidoreductase; its protein translation is MRTVIAGGHGQIALKLERLLAERGDRPAGIIRRPEQAHDLVDAGAEPLLLDLESTTAPQLAQLLAGADAVVFAAGAGPGSGAARKNTVDRDAAVLLADAAELAGVRRYLMISSMGADAAAHHPADPVFETYLRAKGAADDAVRARTALDWTVLRPGRLTDGPGTGLVRLAPAVGRGAVDRADVAAVLAALLREPGTAGQTLELVAGNATVEESVAAAAGHDG